A portion of the Gorilla gorilla gorilla isolate KB3781 chromosome X, NHGRI_mGorGor1-v2.1_pri, whole genome shotgun sequence genome contains these proteins:
- the CXHXorf51A gene encoding LOW QUALITY PROTEIN: uncharacterized protein CXorf51A homolog (The sequence of the model RefSeq protein was modified relative to this genomic sequence to represent the inferred CDS: inserted 1 base in 1 codon) has protein sequence MAKVTSEPQKPNEDVDEQTPATSSTKGRKKGKTPRQRRSRSGVKGLKTTMKAKRPLRGSSSQKACETNTPAGKPKKARGPILRGRYHRLKEKMKKESXDKDQSETSAL, from the exons ATGGCAAAGGTGACCAGTGAACCACAGAAGCCTAATGAAGATGTGGACGAACAGACCCCAGCAACCTCAAGTAccaaagggaggaagaaggggaagacACCCCGTCAACGAAGGTCCAGAAGTGGCGTTAAG GGCCTAAAGACCACCATGAAGGCGAAAAGACCCCTTCGAGGGAGCTCGAGCCAAAAAGCCTGTGAAACTAACACCCCTGCAGGAAAACCTAAGAAAGCTAGAGGACCAATACTGCGTGGTCGTTATCACCggctgaaagaaaaaatgaagaaagaga TCGACAAAGACCAAAGCGAGACCTCAGCTCTGTGA